One part of the Salmo salar chromosome ssa10, Ssal_v3.1, whole genome shotgun sequence genome encodes these proteins:
- the LOC106560345 gene encoding uncharacterized protein: MARMPGSADCSSDTAGTEREEHMSCPETERSGDEAEDEIQEVQITGEEEGEYEEDVELEWEAECVDPGSCSVMETEAVLMRSTDQCSGLGPGAGADPGLFHIPGLDSDPEGDLQRSDRSRLSENTRLATRYAVRIFREYLSEKAQSPDFETLDKEALCVVLRSFYAEARSKSGQLYSKSSLISIRSSLNRYLNEPPYCRTLDLTKDPELRSANLTLAAVIRKLEEQGAGPVVQKQAITRADLRKLYTSSVFNTDTPFGLLNKVWFETCMYFCTRGRENQRELEEDSFGLAIDEDGRKFIYFKALGPYHKSRSASWTKKRPDTDDDTLPRMYETATEFCPYASFVKYVSKRNPLCKAFFQRPRDHCCLSDMTWYENKAIGKNLLGTRMQMLSRAAKLSKTYTNHCIGAVSIATLNSIAGIGSKSVSLHVSSETVNGGAQSYLQLVIPYSRQVTGAVELKPQRTTRKSRSHCPGDVSGPPSPKKLCVRSKELGESQVVIVDGTEPVDTRSPEPHGLPPAPLPAGVVAAQDSRNSSMASRPLVSQSPASPLGSGGIGGIPTPAQLTKTNAPVHIDVGGHMYTSSLATLTKYPESRIGRLFNGTEPIVLDSLKQHYFIDRDGHMFRYILNFLRTAKLLVPDDFKEYSLLYEEARFFQLSPLQAELERWRSEREARKVWRVCECVVVRVAPELGERITLSGDRALIEEVFPEVGDVMCNSLNAGWNHDSTHVIRFPLNGYCHLNSVQVLERLQQRGFEIAGACGGGVDSSQFSEYVLRREGSSNGQRGHTLIRIKQEATD, from the exons ATGGCGAGAATGCCTGGCAGCGCAGACTGCTCTAGCGACACGGCGGGGACAGAGCGGGAGGAGCACATGAGCTGCCCAGAGACTGAGAGGAGCGGAGACGAGGCGGAAGATGAGATCCAGGAGGTGCAGATCACCGGCGAGGAGGAGGGGGAGTACGAGGAGGATGTCGAGCTGGAGTGGGAGGCAGAATGTGTGGACCCCGGCAGCTGCTCGGTTATGGAGACAGAAGCGGTCCTTATGCGCAGTACGGACCAGTGCAGCGGGTTGGGACCGGGAGCGGGGGCGGACCCCGGACTGTTCCACATACCCGGACTGGACTCGGATCCGGAGGGAGACCTGCAGCGGTCTGACCGCTCCAGACTGAGCGAGAACACTCGCCTGGCTACTAGGTACGCAGTCAGGATCTTCCGGGAGTACCTGAGTGAGAAAGCCCAAAGTCCTGACTTTGAAACTCTGGACAAGGAAGCGCTGTGCGTGGTCCTGCGCTCCTTCTACGCGGAGGCTCGATCGAAGAGCGGCCAGCTCTACAGCAAGTCCTCTCTCATCAGCATCCGGAGTTCTCTGAACCGCTACCTGAATGAGCCGCCTTACTGTCGCACCCTGGACCTCACCAAGGACCCAGAACTGCGCAGCGCCAACCTGACACTGGCCGCAGTCATCAGAAAGCTGGAGGAGCAAGGTGCCGGTCCCGTTGTGCAAAAACAGGCTATTACGCGGGCGGACCTGAGAAAACTCTACACCTCTAGTGTGTTTAACACTGATACGCCGTTCGGGCTTCTCAACAAAGTGTGGTTCGAGACATGCATGTATTTCTgcacaagggggagagagaatcagcGCGAGCTGGAGGAGGATTCATTCGGGCTAGCCATAGACGAGGATGGGAGAAAGTTTATCTATTTCAAAGCGCTGGGGCCGTATCACAAGTCTCGTTCCGCGTCCTGGACTAAAAAAAGACCAGACACGGATGATGATACTCTGCCGCGCATGTATGAGACGGCCACGGAGTTTTGTCCGTATGCCAGCTTTGTGAAGTATGTCTCGAAACGGAACCCGCTGTGCAAAGCGTTCTTCCAGCGCCCGCGAGACCACTGCTGCTTAAGCGACATGACATGGTACGAGAACAAAGCAATCGGTAAAAACCTGCTGGGCACGAGGATGCAGATGCTGTCGCGTGCTGCCAAGCTTTCAAAGACCTACACCAACCACTGCATCGGCGCCGTCTCCATAGCAACGCTCAACAGCATCGCCGGTATCGGGTCAAAGTCAGTTTCGCTTCACGTTTCCTCGGAAACGGTCAATGGTGGCGCACAGTCTTATCTCCAGCTCGTGATCCCATATAGCCGACAGGTCACGGGCGCAGTGGAACTGAAGCCGCAGAGAACGACAAGGAAATCTCGTTCTCACTGCCCCGGCGACGTCTCTGGACCTCCATCACCTAAGAAGCTCTGTGTGCGTTCCAAGGAACTTGGAGAGTCCCAGGTGGTCATAGTGGACGGTACCGAGCCCGTGGACACCCGATCCCCGGAGCCCCACGGTCTGCCGCCCGCTCCTTTACCAGCTGGCGTGGTAGCAGCGCAG GATAGCCGTAATAGCAGCATGGCCAGCCGGccactggtctcccagtcccctgCCTCTCCGCTGGGCTCAGGGGGTATTGGGGGCATCCCCACCCCCGCCCAGCTCACCAAAACCAACGCCCCTGTACACATAGACGTAGGAGGTCACATGTACACCAGCAGCCTGGCTACACTGACCAAGTACCCAGAGTCACG GATTGGTCGTCTGTTCAACGGGACAGAGCCCATAGTGCTGGACAGTCTGAAGCAGCACTACTTCATAGACCGAGACGGTCACATGTTCCGCTACATCCTCAACTTCCTGCGGACGGCCAAACTGCTCGTCCCTGACGACTTCAAA gagtACTCTTTACTCTATGAGGAGGCCAGGTTCTTCCAGCTATCTCCACTACAAGCAGAATTAGAACGCTGGAGGAGTGAGCGCGAGGCCAGGaaggtgtggcgtgtgtgtgagtgtgtggtggtgCGTGTAGCTCCAGAGCTGGGGGAGAGGATCACTCTAAGTGGGGACAGGGCTCTGATCGAGGAGGTGTTTCCAGAGGTCGGGGACGTCATGTGTAACTCCCTGAACGCAGGCTGGAATCATGACTCTACCCACGTCATACGCTTCCCACTCAACGGATACTGTCACCTCAACTCAGTACAG gTGTTGGAGAGGTTGCAGCAGAGAGGATTCGAGATAGCAGGGGCGTGTGGCGGGGGAGTAGACTCCTCCCAGTTCAGCGAGTACGTCCTACGCAGGGAGGGAAGTAGCAACGGACAGCGTGGCCACACCCTCATCCGCATCAAACAGGAAGCAACGGACTAA